A DNA window from Niabella yanshanensis contains the following coding sequences:
- a CDS encoding DUF3823 domain-containing protein, whose protein sequence is MKKIVPLFILLSSFFIVPSCSKIDNYEGPTETLQGRIIDAATGQNLQSEVSGDNGNGTRIRLLETSWSDNPTPLYLATKQDGTYINTKIFKATYKIIAEGAFVPMDLAGNDQIRTVEVQGGNTTVDFSVEPFLRVEWVSDPVVNANGTVSVQVRVTRGTQQAGYQQNITNLALFVSPSEYVGNNNFDNRYSTVLNYNGAAGNSILGQLVTLTTTGTLPKRDWYLRLGSRVAFGTNRYNYSTIKMITIP, encoded by the coding sequence ATGAAAAAGATTGTACCGCTATTTATACTTTTATCCAGCTTCTTTATTGTCCCGTCCTGCTCGAAGATTGACAATTACGAGGGCCCGACAGAAACCTTGCAAGGCCGGATCATTGACGCGGCCACCGGCCAGAATCTGCAGAGTGAGGTATCAGGAGACAACGGAAATGGAACGCGGATCAGATTGTTGGAAACAAGCTGGAGCGATAACCCCACACCTTTGTACCTGGCTACTAAGCAGGATGGTACCTATATAAATACCAAAATTTTCAAAGCCACCTATAAAATAATAGCTGAAGGAGCTTTCGTACCCATGGACCTGGCAGGAAATGATCAAATCCGGACAGTGGAAGTGCAGGGAGGTAATACTACCGTGGACTTTTCCGTAGAGCCGTTCTTAAGAGTAGAGTGGGTGAGTGATCCGGTAGTAAATGCCAATGGAACGGTTAGCGTTCAGGTGAGAGTAACCAGGGGGACACAACAGGCAGGTTATCAGCAAAACATTACCAATTTAGCTTTATTTGTCAGTCCTTCCGAATATGTCGGCAACAATAACTTCGACAACCGCTATAGCACCGTGCTCAATTATAACGGTGCAGCAGGCAATAGCATCCTTGGACAGCTGGTTACATTAACAACTACAGGCACCCTTCCAAAAAGAGACTGGTACCTGCGACTAGGGTCGAGAGTCGCCTTTGGAACGAACCGATATAACTACTCCACAATTAAGATGATCACCATTCCATAA
- a CDS encoding class I mannose-6-phosphate isomerase has protein sequence MIEIINEVSNAESDNQDLLRRSQQPPLPHRLTRTGKSDRYDIYPTFNIGSGKIFYGYESLAAWLLQYPLVIIEGFSGVWWNQVQAQLELSISKLGKTVKCIQMTRFLKPSAEIQELVAPFLGTRDAVWGTRTTLEISNFFQEERLKGYRPEGGCDCEVVLGPGAALLHPDAPVIYLDVPKNEIQYRMRAGSVTNLGVTESDEPAFMYKQYYFVDWVVLTAHRDQLTSRISIYGDVQWENMVNWIRTEDLRGALGALAKSVLRVRPWFEPGAWGGQWMKERFAGLNQDVVNYAWSFELIVPENGLVLQSDSFLLEIPFNLLMATHAREVLGRHVEYFGTEFPIRFDFLDTWEGGNLSIQCHPTLNYIRTHFGERITQDETYYILDSKPGAKVFLGFQQDVDPVGFREALERSKTMGEKIRITDYVQEFNANKHDLFLIPNSTVHSAGADNLVLEISSTPYIFTFKMYDWLRLDLNGEPRAINIEHAFNNLNFDRQGEQVTKELISKPVLIEQHKDAQVWHLPTHSEHFYDVHRLEFEEEITVYTQDSCHVLMLVEGQSVTVVSDRSSEDFQYAETFVIPAAVQRYRIINNGPGKARVIKAFIKNSIDNLK, from the coding sequence ATGATTGAAATTATTAATGAGGTGTCAAATGCTGAATCGGATAATCAGGATTTACTCAGAAGAAGCCAGCAACCTCCTTTGCCACACCGGCTCACTAGGACAGGGAAAAGCGACAGATATGATATTTACCCAACCTTCAATATAGGTAGTGGCAAAATTTTTTACGGTTATGAGTCTCTGGCGGCCTGGTTGCTTCAGTATCCTTTGGTTATAATCGAAGGCTTTAGTGGCGTGTGGTGGAACCAGGTGCAGGCGCAGCTGGAACTATCGATTAGTAAACTGGGTAAGACGGTGAAATGCATTCAAATGACCAGGTTCCTAAAGCCGAGTGCTGAAATTCAGGAATTGGTTGCGCCATTTTTAGGTACGCGGGATGCAGTTTGGGGTACCAGGACAACTCTGGAAATATCCAATTTTTTCCAGGAGGAGCGGCTTAAGGGCTATCGACCGGAAGGCGGCTGCGACTGTGAGGTGGTGTTGGGCCCCGGTGCGGCATTACTGCATCCCGACGCACCTGTAATCTATCTTGATGTTCCAAAAAATGAAATACAATACCGGATGCGGGCCGGATCTGTTACAAACCTGGGGGTCACGGAAAGTGACGAACCTGCGTTCATGTACAAGCAATATTACTTTGTGGACTGGGTGGTACTGACCGCCCACAGGGACCAGTTGACCAGCCGTATTTCGATTTATGGGGACGTTCAATGGGAAAACATGGTTAACTGGATCCGCACCGAAGATCTTCGGGGAGCGTTGGGAGCATTGGCTAAGTCTGTGCTAAGGGTTCGGCCCTGGTTCGAGCCCGGTGCCTGGGGCGGTCAATGGATGAAGGAACGGTTTGCGGGTTTAAATCAGGATGTAGTGAATTATGCCTGGTCCTTTGAGCTGATTGTTCCCGAAAATGGATTGGTGTTACAAAGTGATTCCTTTCTACTTGAAATTCCGTTCAACCTGCTGATGGCGACGCATGCCCGTGAGGTATTGGGCAGACACGTAGAATATTTTGGGACAGAATTTCCGATTCGCTTCGATTTCCTGGACACCTGGGAGGGAGGCAATCTATCAATCCAGTGCCATCCCACACTGAATTATATACGGACACATTTTGGAGAGCGCATTACGCAGGATGAAACTTATTACATATTGGACAGTAAACCGGGTGCTAAAGTTTTCCTGGGTTTTCAGCAAGATGTGGATCCTGTGGGATTTCGAGAGGCGCTGGAAAGAAGCAAAACGATGGGCGAGAAGATCCGGATCACGGATTATGTTCAGGAGTTTAATGCTAACAAGCATGATCTGTTTTTAATTCCTAATTCAACGGTGCACAGCGCCGGTGCAGATAATCTGGTGCTGGAGATCAGTTCGACACCCTATATTTTTACCTTTAAAATGTACGACTGGTTGCGACTCGACCTCAATGGTGAACCACGCGCCATCAATATTGAGCATGCTTTTAATAACCTGAACTTCGATAGGCAGGGTGAACAGGTAACTAAAGAGCTCATTTCGAAGCCTGTTCTGATAGAACAGCATAAGGATGCGCAGGTTTGGCACCTGCCTACCCATTCGGAGCACTTTTATGATGTGCATCGCCTGGAATTTGAAGAAGAAATTACCGTATACACTCAGGATAGTTGTCATGTGCTCATGCTGGTGGAAGGGCAGTCAGTAACGGTTGTCTCAGATCGGTCCAGTGAAGACTTTCAATACGCTGAGACCTTTGTGATTCCTGCCGCAGTTCAAAGGTACCGCATCATTAACAACGGCCCCGGCAAAGCCAGGGTAATAAAAGCATTCATTAAAAACTCCATTGACAATCTGAAGTAG
- a CDS encoding GH92 family glycosyl hydrolase encodes MKKFITTLLLGFVTAAYGQNLQPIDYADPLLGTSESRWMLNPGATLPFGMVQLAPDNQGGVWKSGYEYTLGNIGGFSHIHSWTMAGLSVMPTVNVLNVRRGPADGPTTGWTTGYRSRIYKQTEKASPGYYAVTLMNGDIHTELTATTRTGFFRFTFPHQENAHILLDLDIPFENTAEILDARFTRVSDTQIEGYSLQKWSWNEYKVHFVIRFNKPMKSFGGWKNNYEVTKDVAEIKGKGQMGAFADFDTKPGDQILMQTAISLVSIEGARQNMNQELAPFGWNFDAVHQNARKVWSGLLSKIKVEGGTKENKKKFYTNLYRSYVARTTWSDVDGKYVDVNEKIRQVDPKNPVYGSDALWNTFWNLNQLWQLVNPDLAGNWVKSLLEIYRTGGWLPKGPAGIEYSGIMEASHEIALIVGAYQKGIRDFDVPLALKAMVHQQSTPGVVTPENGFAGNKFFESYMKLGYVPQEEGQVSNTLEYAYDDWCVAQFAKAVGNEQVYQQFIKRAGNYNNVFDSETGYIRMKHKDGNWVKDWNPFCCTSFSGPGYLEGNAWQYSFFNPHDVQGILNLMGRNEFNKRLDDGFEKSVKYNFNADGDLYDLVPINHGNQPNMQAAWLFNYSGKPWLTQKWTREIMDRYYGVTPYHGWLGDEDEGQMGAWFVMAAMGLFQTNGGTGVKPYYEIGSPLFEKITIELDPAYYKGKTFTIVAKGSSKQNRYIQSAQLDDKLLARPWFYHEDLVDGGSLVLQMGPRPNIKWGSKPGDAPPSMSPNRE; translated from the coding sequence ATGAAAAAATTTATAACAACATTATTACTGGGTTTTGTCACCGCTGCTTACGGGCAAAACCTGCAGCCGATAGACTATGCCGATCCATTGTTAGGTACCTCGGAATCCAGGTGGATGCTCAACCCGGGTGCCACGCTGCCATTTGGCATGGTACAGTTAGCACCGGATAACCAGGGTGGTGTATGGAAATCAGGTTATGAATATACGCTGGGTAATATAGGAGGCTTCAGCCATATTCATTCCTGGACAATGGCGGGCCTTTCCGTAATGCCAACCGTTAATGTGCTCAATGTACGCAGGGGGCCAGCGGACGGTCCCACGACAGGCTGGACCACGGGCTATCGTTCCAGGATCTACAAACAAACAGAAAAAGCAAGTCCGGGATATTATGCAGTTACCCTGATGAATGGAGACATTCATACGGAGTTGACAGCCACAACGAGAACCGGGTTTTTTCGTTTCACATTCCCCCATCAGGAAAATGCACACATTTTACTGGACCTGGATATACCTTTTGAGAATACCGCGGAAATACTGGATGCCCGGTTTACCCGGGTTTCAGACACACAAATAGAGGGATATTCCTTACAAAAGTGGAGCTGGAACGAGTATAAAGTTCATTTTGTGATCCGCTTCAATAAGCCCATGAAGTCGTTTGGAGGTTGGAAAAATAATTATGAGGTGACTAAAGATGTTGCTGAAATTAAAGGTAAGGGTCAAATGGGAGCTTTTGCAGACTTCGATACTAAACCAGGTGATCAGATACTTATGCAGACCGCCATTTCACTGGTCAGTATTGAAGGTGCAAGACAAAATATGAATCAGGAACTGGCTCCATTCGGCTGGAACTTTGATGCTGTCCACCAGAATGCCCGCAAGGTATGGAGTGGCCTGCTGAGTAAAATAAAAGTTGAAGGAGGTACAAAAGAAAATAAAAAGAAATTCTATACCAACCTATACCGGTCCTATGTAGCCCGCACCACCTGGAGCGATGTGGATGGTAAATATGTCGACGTCAACGAAAAGATTCGGCAGGTGGACCCGAAAAATCCTGTGTATGGCAGTGATGCTTTATGGAACACATTCTGGAACTTAAATCAACTCTGGCAGCTGGTTAACCCTGATCTGGCCGGCAATTGGGTAAAATCACTGCTGGAAATCTATCGAACAGGGGGGTGGTTGCCCAAGGGGCCGGCGGGCATCGAATACTCAGGCATCATGGAAGCGTCACATGAAATAGCTTTGATTGTAGGAGCTTATCAGAAAGGTATCCGTGACTTTGATGTGCCGTTGGCATTAAAAGCTATGGTACATCAGCAATCAACACCAGGAGTTGTGACTCCGGAAAATGGCTTTGCCGGAAATAAGTTTTTCGAATCCTATATGAAGTTGGGTTATGTACCTCAGGAAGAAGGACAGGTATCCAATACGCTGGAGTATGCCTATGATGACTGGTGTGTGGCTCAGTTTGCAAAGGCGGTCGGTAATGAGCAGGTATACCAGCAATTTATCAAAAGAGCGGGGAACTATAACAATGTATTTGACTCAGAGACCGGTTACATACGCATGAAGCACAAAGATGGCAATTGGGTCAAAGATTGGAATCCTTTCTGTTGTACCAGCTTCAGCGGACCTGGCTACCTGGAGGGCAATGCCTGGCAATACAGTTTTTTTAATCCACACGATGTACAAGGCATTTTGAACCTCATGGGCCGCAATGAATTCAACAAGCGGTTAGATGATGGTTTTGAAAAATCAGTAAAATATAATTTCAATGCAGATGGCGATTTATATGACCTGGTACCCATCAATCATGGCAATCAGCCCAATATGCAGGCAGCCTGGTTATTCAATTATTCTGGAAAGCCCTGGCTCACTCAAAAATGGACCCGCGAAATAATGGATCGGTATTATGGCGTAACGCCCTACCATGGATGGCTCGGTGATGAAGACGAAGGGCAAATGGGTGCATGGTTCGTAATGGCCGCCATGGGATTATTCCAAACCAATGGAGGAACCGGTGTGAAACCTTATTACGAGATAGGTAGTCCTTTGTTTGAGAAAATTACCATAGAGCTGGATCCAGCCTATTACAAAGGAAAGACCTTTACAATTGTGGCCAAAGGCAGTTCAAAGCAGAATCGCTATATCCAGTCTGCACAGTTGGATGATAAACTGCTTGCGCGTCCCTGGTTCTATCATGAAGACTTAGTAGATGGTGGTTCGCTCGTCTTGCAAATGGGGCCACGCCCTAACATAAAGTGGGGTAGCAAGCCTGGAGATGCACCACCTTCCATGTCTCCCAACCGGGAGTAA
- a CDS encoding sugar porter family MFS transporter, which yields MRYKKISVTAITLIASLGGFLFGFDMAVVSGVLPLLKDQFNLSATMEGWFVSSALVGCILGVAVSGELTDRIGRKKPLLIAAVLFLFSALGCALMPTLNGVITSRLVGGIGIGLASNIVPLYISEMAPAGRRGRLITYYQFALTLGILVAYLSNAGLLKWSLGYEPTGNDTGFAISRLTTEVWRLMLGLGALPAITFLLGLVRVPESPSWLLQRGRLTESSAVLSALGRDMPSNPQPVHHDHGSYRELFSPRWRKALLIGLLLPLFSQFSGINAIIYYGPSILNDAGISLSNSLISQVIFGAANMLFTLVAVWKVDSLGRRPLYLAGTLGAFLSLLVVGMLFKVGATTGIGLLIAVLAFLACFAFSIGPLKFVVAAEIFPAKIRGRAMAVSIMVMWIADTIVGQLTPLLLRNLGTPITFWIFSAFCIIAFVTVYRLLPETKGKSLEQIEADWKDEHDTDVYNRSLSKKSMVKKTY from the coding sequence ATGCGATATAAAAAGATTTCTGTAACAGCCATTACTCTAATAGCCTCCCTGGGTGGATTTTTGTTTGGTTTTGACATGGCGGTCGTTTCAGGGGTATTGCCGCTGTTGAAAGACCAGTTCAATCTTTCTGCAACTATGGAAGGCTGGTTTGTGTCCTCTGCACTCGTCGGCTGTATCCTGGGAGTAGCAGTTTCCGGGGAGCTCACCGACAGAATAGGCCGTAAAAAGCCACTGCTCATAGCGGCAGTACTATTTTTGTTCTCGGCACTCGGATGTGCGCTGATGCCAACATTGAATGGGGTCATTACTTCGAGGCTGGTGGGTGGAATAGGAATTGGTTTGGCGTCTAATATAGTACCGCTATATATCTCTGAAATGGCTCCTGCAGGCAGAAGGGGCAGACTGATTACCTATTATCAGTTTGCATTGACCCTTGGCATCCTGGTGGCCTACCTGAGCAACGCCGGCCTTTTAAAATGGTCATTGGGGTATGAACCTACGGGTAATGACACTGGCTTCGCGATATCTCGTCTTACAACAGAAGTGTGGAGATTAATGTTAGGCCTTGGAGCCTTACCGGCAATAACTTTTCTTTTGGGTTTGGTCCGGGTTCCGGAAAGTCCATCCTGGCTCCTGCAAAGGGGACGCTTGACTGAAAGTTCAGCGGTCCTCAGTGCCCTTGGCAGGGATATGCCATCCAACCCGCAACCGGTGCATCATGATCACGGTTCCTATAGAGAGCTTTTTTCCCCGCGCTGGCGTAAGGCACTGTTAATAGGATTGCTCTTGCCCCTATTTTCCCAATTTAGCGGCATCAATGCCATTATTTATTATGGCCCGAGTATATTAAACGATGCAGGTATCTCACTAAGTAATTCCTTAATTAGCCAGGTGATTTTCGGAGCTGCGAACATGCTCTTCACATTGGTGGCTGTATGGAAGGTGGACAGCCTGGGTCGCCGTCCTTTATACCTGGCAGGTACATTGGGCGCTTTTCTCAGCCTCTTGGTAGTAGGAATGTTATTTAAAGTGGGTGCTACCACCGGTATCGGGCTTTTAATCGCAGTTCTCGCATTCCTGGCATGTTTTGCATTTTCAATTGGTCCTTTGAAATTCGTCGTTGCTGCTGAGATATTTCCCGCCAAGATCCGTGGGCGCGCCATGGCTGTCAGCATCATGGTTATGTGGATTGCAGATACGATTGTGGGACAGCTCACTCCGTTGCTGCTTAGAAACCTGGGGACCCCGATTACTTTTTGGATATTCTCGGCGTTTTGTATCATCGCTTTTGTGACAGTATACAGGCTGCTTCCTGAAACAAAAGGTAAGTCATTGGAGCAGATCGAAGCTGACTGGAAAGATGAGCATGATACAGATGTTTACAACAGATCACTATCCAAAAAATCAATGGTCAAAAAAACATATTAA
- a CDS encoding ROK family protein: MMSGDQVVMGVDIGGTHITAALVNTVSGQLIRHSLRRRRVNAAAAAETVIAEWVQCIRESMVQGPVDVISFAMPGPIDYDTGISYMRGQDKYEYLYGLNLKDLLAQALGFPRSGLFMYNDASCFLQGEIYAGCARSYAKDKMIGITLGTGLGSAVYNNGASTSADKWCVRFKGGIAEDFLSTRWFTGRWEEITGVKLSGVRELGQVALDGDTAAKHIFSEFGDHLGQFVFDFAQAEKPQAVVIGGNIAKAHALFIPSAEKVLRSLGLSLRLLPAAIGEEALLLGAVSNWNHHLRKQPG; encoded by the coding sequence ATGATGTCGGGCGATCAAGTTGTAATGGGGGTGGACATTGGTGGCACCCATATCACTGCTGCATTGGTCAATACAGTTTCCGGCCAGCTCATAAGGCACTCGCTTAGAAGGCGGCGGGTGAATGCAGCAGCGGCAGCAGAAACAGTCATTGCAGAATGGGTGCAGTGTATCCGCGAGTCGATGGTACAAGGTCCGGTTGATGTGATATCCTTTGCCATGCCGGGGCCGATCGATTACGATACCGGTATTTCTTATATGCGTGGCCAGGACAAATATGAATATCTTTATGGATTGAACCTGAAAGACCTGTTGGCGCAAGCATTAGGTTTCCCGAGATCCGGTTTATTCATGTACAACGATGCTTCCTGTTTTTTGCAGGGTGAAATATATGCAGGGTGCGCGCGAAGCTATGCAAAGGACAAAATGATAGGGATTACATTGGGAACGGGACTGGGCTCTGCGGTATATAATAATGGTGCAAGCACTAGTGCAGATAAATGGTGTGTCCGTTTTAAGGGAGGAATAGCCGAAGACTTTTTGTCTACCCGGTGGTTCACTGGCCGCTGGGAAGAAATCACAGGCGTTAAACTCAGCGGGGTCAGAGAACTGGGTCAGGTGGCTCTCGATGGTGATACGGCAGCAAAGCATATATTCAGCGAATTCGGCGATCATCTTGGGCAATTTGTGTTCGATTTTGCGCAGGCAGAAAAACCGCAGGCCGTAGTGATCGGAGGTAATATTGCCAAAGCGCATGCTCTGTTTATACCTTCAGCAGAAAAGGTCCTCCGTAGCCTTGGTCTTTCTTTGCGCCTATTGCCCGCCGCTATTGGCGAAGAGGCGCTCCTGTTAGGTGCTGTTAGTAACTGGAACCATCACTTGCGTAAGCAACCAGGTTAA
- a CDS encoding GH92 family glycosyl hydrolase has translation MIRSTRICAAVCSMITILLWSGTLLAQQTDYTQFVDPNIGTAHCRWFHYTPGAQPFGMAKPAPSTNGSYGTMHGWDASGYDYRHESIEGFANFHEFQLGGIVFTATTGPLQTVPGKLEDPESGYRSRFDRKDEVSTAGYYSVFLKDYQVRAELTATERVAYHRYTFPATRQAHILFDIGSVWGESGPVKDAEVRLLPDGRVEGWVTTLPVYVQKYQPGAEVTMFFSAVLSKKPKAYGTFNGADIHQQQTVEKGKGAGLYLSFATNADEAITIKAGLSLTSVKNARLNLEQEAKKLSFDAARQQSKNHWNTLLGRIDVQGGVHKDKIKFYTGLYHALLGRGLASDVNGAYPMNTGGIGQIPLDEAGKPIHDHYNTDAVWGAYWNLTQLWALAYPEYYADFIKSQLLVYKDAGWLGDGIVNSRYVSGVGTNFVSLIMAGAYLAGIQTFDVEQAYAASRKNEFESASRPHGAGKMDVDRFLKYGYVNHLDSGKGSGELWQFSASHTLEYAFSSFAMSNWARALGKSADAKLFDDLSRAWEKLWDADLQLVRPRLANGQFIENFDPAQPWRGFQEGNAYQYTYFVPHNPERLIQKVGMARFNMRLDSTFVLAEKALFGGGAHIDAFAGIAGIYNHGNQPNLHVSWLFNYSGKPSLTQKWVRAICDKFYGTEGVHGYGFGQDEDQGQLGAWYVMAAMGLFDVKGLTASENTFGLSGPLFDRITISLNNAYYPGKQFAIVAKNAGGQNKYIQSIRLNDKDVHQPFIPWKSITQGAELRLEMGKQPRDRY, from the coding sequence ATGATTAGAAGCACCAGGATATGTGCTGCTGTTTGTTCCATGATTACAATTTTGCTCTGGAGCGGTACGCTTTTGGCACAACAAACCGATTATACACAATTTGTCGATCCTAACATTGGTACAGCACATTGCCGCTGGTTTCACTATACCCCGGGAGCCCAACCTTTCGGGATGGCAAAGCCAGCACCCTCCACTAATGGTAGTTATGGAACGATGCATGGATGGGACGCTTCTGGTTATGATTACCGGCACGAGTCAATTGAGGGCTTTGCTAATTTCCACGAGTTCCAATTGGGAGGTATTGTGTTTACAGCTACCACCGGGCCATTGCAGACTGTGCCCGGAAAACTGGAAGATCCTGAAAGCGGTTATCGGTCCAGATTTGACCGCAAGGATGAAGTGAGTACTGCAGGGTATTACTCAGTTTTCCTTAAAGACTATCAGGTCAGAGCAGAACTAACGGCGACTGAAAGGGTTGCTTATCACCGGTATACCTTTCCCGCAACGCGTCAGGCACATATCTTGTTTGATATCGGAAGTGTTTGGGGGGAAAGCGGTCCTGTCAAAGATGCAGAAGTTCGTTTGTTGCCGGATGGACGGGTAGAAGGTTGGGTAACTACTTTGCCCGTATATGTGCAAAAGTACCAGCCAGGTGCTGAAGTTACCATGTTTTTCTCAGCAGTACTTAGTAAAAAGCCAAAGGCTTACGGCACTTTTAATGGTGCCGACATTCATCAGCAACAAACAGTTGAGAAGGGGAAGGGCGCGGGACTATACCTTAGTTTTGCTACAAACGCTGACGAAGCAATTACTATAAAAGCAGGACTCTCATTGACCTCCGTTAAAAATGCACGGTTGAATCTGGAGCAGGAGGCAAAAAAATTGTCATTTGATGCGGCCAGGCAGCAATCTAAAAACCACTGGAATACCTTATTGGGTCGAATTGATGTGCAAGGCGGTGTCCATAAAGATAAAATTAAGTTTTATACGGGTCTTTATCATGCCTTATTAGGACGTGGTCTGGCCAGTGATGTCAATGGAGCTTATCCGATGAACACAGGGGGGATCGGGCAGATACCATTGGATGAAGCAGGTAAACCAATTCACGATCACTATAATACGGACGCCGTCTGGGGAGCTTATTGGAACCTCACGCAACTATGGGCACTGGCCTATCCGGAGTACTACGCTGATTTTATAAAGAGCCAGTTACTGGTGTATAAGGATGCTGGTTGGTTGGGTGATGGAATTGTAAACAGCCGGTACGTTTCAGGTGTGGGCACCAATTTCGTGAGCCTGATAATGGCGGGTGCTTACCTTGCAGGCATTCAGACCTTCGATGTGGAGCAGGCCTATGCAGCTTCGCGAAAGAACGAATTTGAGTCCGCCTCCAGGCCCCACGGGGCGGGGAAAATGGATGTGGATCGATTTCTAAAATATGGGTATGTCAATCATCTGGACAGCGGTAAAGGAAGTGGTGAACTCTGGCAATTTTCTGCCTCGCACACCTTGGAATATGCTTTTAGCAGCTTTGCGATGAGTAATTGGGCAAGGGCCTTGGGCAAAAGCGCAGATGCAAAATTATTCGACGACCTTTCCAGGGCATGGGAAAAACTATGGGACGCAGATCTGCAATTGGTACGGCCCAGGCTTGCAAATGGTCAATTCATTGAAAACTTTGATCCGGCGCAGCCATGGCGGGGATTCCAGGAAGGCAACGCTTACCAATATACCTATTTTGTTCCACATAATCCGGAACGATTGATTCAAAAGGTCGGTATGGCGCGTTTCAATATGCGACTCGATAGTACCTTTGTGCTGGCAGAAAAAGCTTTATTTGGAGGAGGAGCTCATATCGACGCATTTGCAGGTATAGCAGGTATTTATAACCACGGTAACCAGCCTAATCTTCATGTATCCTGGTTGTTTAATTACTCCGGTAAGCCTTCATTAACCCAAAAATGGGTGAGGGCGATATGTGATAAGTTCTATGGTACGGAAGGCGTTCATGGTTATGGATTTGGACAAGACGAGGATCAGGGGCAATTAGGAGCGTGGTATGTGATGGCAGCTATGGGTCTTTTTGATGTGAAAGGTTTGACTGCAAGCGAAAACACTTTTGGCCTGTCCGGACCCTTGTTTGATCGCATAACAATCAGTCTTAATAATGCCTATTACCCGGGTAAACAATTTGCTATCGTTGCAAAGAATGCCGGTGGGCAAAATAAATATATCCAATCCATCCGTCTGAATGATAAGGATGTTCATCAGCCTTTCATTCCGTGGAAATCTATTACTCAAGGGGCTGAATTAAGGCTTGAGATGGGAAAGCAACCGAGAGATCGCTATTGA
- a CDS encoding DUF3875 domain-containing protein — protein MEQVIEDLFPIMAIEHDCILSRRGDISIVFKAKLPEIFTQSDANYEVFISLGGALSKVYRTEVSPEEYLAYTTEEREKVQVQSYAKKYGNIESGIKMYQLPVDLVLPPLS, from the coding sequence ATGGAACAAGTGATCGAGGATTTATTTCCTATAATGGCTATTGAGCATGATTGCATTTTAAGCAGACGCGGAGACATCTCTATTGTGTTTAAAGCAAAGTTGCCGGAGATCTTTACGCAGTCTGACGCCAATTACGAGGTATTTATTTCACTTGGAGGTGCGCTGTCGAAGGTATATCGGACAGAAGTAAGCCCGGAGGAATACCTGGCCTACACCACTGAAGAGCGGGAAAAAGTACAGGTTCAAAGCTACGCCAAGAAGTACGGAAATATTGAATCAGGAATTAAAATGTACCAATTGCCTGTTGATCTAGTATTACCTCCCCTTTCTTGA